A single genomic interval of Aureliella helgolandensis harbors:
- a CDS encoding PEGA domain-containing protein, which produces MLRNALVRPNASTAIVLGMLALCLLTPGCVRRRMTIRSNPAGASIYVDKQLIGTSPASTSFTYYGTREIEVVGDGFRTEKILRDFSPPWYQIPPFDFFSETLWPWELRDERVIDITLVPSQQIPSEELQARANETRLQAFQGVGTPLPPTLGGTGFGGPGSQVSPLDPTFQSAAPAIVTTPTMPPSMAPPPSPPWQPGQFFRELVAPGGEPPTRIPETGILQGGGYRPGLGLELAE; this is translated from the coding sequence GTGCTACGCAATGCATTAGTACGACCGAACGCTTCCACGGCCATCGTCCTGGGGATGCTCGCGCTATGCTTGCTGACTCCCGGTTGCGTCCGTCGCCGGATGACGATTCGTTCGAATCCGGCGGGGGCGAGCATCTACGTCGACAAGCAATTGATTGGTACGAGTCCCGCTTCCACCTCCTTCACCTACTACGGGACGCGGGAGATTGAAGTGGTTGGTGATGGCTTCCGCACGGAGAAAATCCTGCGAGATTTTTCGCCACCATGGTATCAAATTCCTCCGTTCGACTTCTTCAGCGAAACGCTGTGGCCATGGGAGCTGCGGGATGAGCGCGTCATTGATATCACTTTAGTCCCCAGCCAGCAAATTCCCAGCGAAGAGTTGCAAGCTCGGGCTAACGAAACGCGATTGCAAGCGTTCCAAGGGGTCGGCACGCCGCTCCCACCAACCCTGGGAGGCACTGGATTTGGTGGCCCCGGCTCACAGGTCTCGCCGCTCGATCCAACCTTCCAATCGGCGGCTCCTGCCATCGTAACCACGCCCACAATGCCACCATCGATGGCTCCGCCTCCCAGTCCACCCTGGCAACCCGGCCAGTTTTTCCGTGAACTCGTCGCGCCGGGCGGAGAGCCGCCAACTCGAATTCCCGAAACCGGAATTTTGCAGGGTGGTGGCTATCGTCCCGGACTGGGACTCGAATTGGCCGAATAG
- a CDS encoding sigma-54-dependent transcriptional regulator, with protein sequence MKDSKQPPNGLRILFADDEESLQDLMSMELPRMGHRVTVCPDGESAVREARSESFDCLLVDLDMPGIHGIEVIRQVRELSPETEAVVMTGKESLETAVAAMRYGACDYLTKPCRLTDLQALLQRLLERRDNVREFYSNKKRIEKTSTGVQLIGEHASMQAVKRLVSKVAPTHSTVLIRGETGCGKELVARSVHDESPRASQAFVAINCGALPENLIESELFGHRKGAFTGADAQRVGLFEVASGGTIFLDEIGELPLGMQAKLLRVLESGEIRRVGDNDPFKVDVRVVCATHRDLEQMVEEGAFREDLMFRINTFEIHLPTLRERVSDIPNLAVHLFRRFRDDAVADAQIFSAEAMEELVNHVWPGNVRELANVIEHASILCEAPPILREHLPKHFTDRRLRKELRSLGPMSLKEMEFTVIQEAVTRHEGNKQAAAEELGISLKTLYNKLNQLASGSLSKSA encoded by the coding sequence ATGAAAGATTCAAAGCAGCCGCCTAATGGCCTTCGCATCCTTTTTGCCGATGACGAAGAGTCCTTGCAAGATCTCATGAGCATGGAATTGCCGCGTATGGGGCATCGTGTCACGGTCTGCCCTGACGGCGAATCGGCCGTACGCGAAGCGCGCAGCGAGTCCTTCGACTGCCTGCTAGTCGACCTCGACATGCCTGGCATCCATGGGATCGAAGTGATCCGACAAGTCCGAGAGCTGTCTCCCGAGACCGAAGCGGTCGTCATGACGGGTAAGGAATCGCTCGAAACTGCCGTCGCAGCCATGCGTTACGGCGCCTGCGATTATTTGACAAAACCATGTCGATTGACCGACCTGCAAGCTCTACTTCAACGGTTGCTCGAACGTCGCGACAATGTGCGCGAGTTCTACTCCAATAAAAAACGTATTGAAAAGACTTCGACCGGCGTACAACTCATCGGCGAACACGCGTCGATGCAAGCGGTAAAGCGACTGGTGTCGAAAGTGGCTCCCACGCATTCCACCGTTCTCATCCGCGGCGAAACCGGATGTGGCAAGGAGCTCGTCGCCCGCAGCGTGCACGATGAAAGCCCTCGAGCTTCGCAGGCGTTCGTCGCGATCAACTGCGGCGCACTGCCAGAGAATCTCATCGAAAGCGAACTGTTCGGTCACCGCAAAGGTGCCTTCACAGGTGCCGACGCCCAACGCGTCGGACTCTTCGAAGTCGCTAGTGGCGGTACCATCTTCCTGGACGAAATCGGAGAGCTGCCGCTGGGCATGCAAGCCAAATTATTGCGAGTGCTGGAGAGTGGCGAAATCCGCCGCGTGGGTGACAACGATCCCTTCAAAGTCGACGTCCGAGTCGTGTGTGCAACCCACCGTGATCTCGAGCAGATGGTTGAAGAGGGTGCATTCCGCGAAGATTTGATGTTCCGCATCAACACCTTTGAAATTCATCTTCCGACGCTGAGAGAGCGAGTCTCCGACATCCCGAACTTGGCAGTCCATCTATTCCGACGTTTCCGCGACGACGCGGTTGCCGACGCTCAGATTTTCAGCGCTGAAGCAATGGAAGAATTGGTCAATCACGTTTGGCCAGGCAACGTTCGAGAATTGGCTAACGTGATCGAGCATGCCTCCATCCTGTGCGAGGCCCCTCCCATCCTGCGCGAGCACTTGCCCAAACACTTTACCGACCGTCGACTCCGCAAAGAACTCCGCTCCCTAGGTCCAATGTCGCTCAAAGAAATGGAATTCACGGTTATCCAAGAAGCTGTGACTCGACATGAGGGGAATAAGCAGGCCGCCGCTGAGGAATTGGGGATCAGTCTTAAAACCCTGTACAACAAGCTGAACCAGCTCGCTTCTGGCTCACTTTCCAAATCAGCTTGA
- a CDS encoding TraR/DksA family transcriptional regulator translates to MMSQEALGGSDGAADNHAPIHPAEVGTHSFEQEFTLNLLSSDGDRLDQIEAALEKISEGSYGSCEECGGRIPKARLEIIPDTPYCVKCASRLEG, encoded by the coding sequence ATGATGTCTCAGGAGGCTCTCGGCGGCTCAGATGGTGCAGCCGACAACCATGCACCGATTCATCCTGCAGAGGTTGGAACGCATAGCTTTGAGCAAGAATTTACCCTGAATTTGCTCTCTTCGGACGGTGATCGGTTGGATCAAATTGAAGCTGCACTTGAAAAGATCTCCGAAGGCTCGTACGGTTCTTGCGAGGAGTGTGGAGGTCGCATTCCCAAAGCGAGATTGGAAATAATTCCGGATACTCCGTACTGTGTCAAGTGTGCCTCTCGGCTGGAAGGCTAA
- a CDS encoding LptF/LptG family permease: protein MQRFNIYILWEITKVFVIALVAFTMIIMLFVLAKELLAQGLGVLAVLQVLPYVLPTSLQFALPATLLFAVCSVYGRISADNEILAMMASGVSPAAFIKPVLVAGFLLSLFAVWLSELAVSWGQPGINRVVMHSIEQVVYGYLSSQGSYSSANGFSIHVHEIGDDGRELLLPTITIPAQGNGNSLDISARSARLKMDPVKEVLLIELEDSQIETGDFLTVNPGPTKYEVPLSDATRKGTAASSAAELPSRGIAQAISSQLQEAARTREELAARAAMGLSAGRYDWLDDATSAGSLGSIAGSRQRLVRLRMEPWRRWASGFCCLFFVWVGIPLAIWMRSADHWTSFGACFLPILFLFFPVFAIGLNHAKDGTWHPIALWLGNLTLLLVGAWWMRKIFRN from the coding sequence ATGCAGCGATTCAATATTTACATCCTCTGGGAAATCACCAAAGTCTTCGTCATTGCGCTCGTCGCATTTACGATGATCATCATGCTGTTCGTACTCGCCAAAGAGCTGCTAGCCCAAGGCTTAGGGGTGCTCGCAGTGCTGCAAGTCTTGCCGTACGTCCTGCCCACGTCCCTGCAGTTCGCCTTACCTGCCACGTTGCTGTTTGCCGTTTGCAGCGTATACGGCCGCATCAGCGCCGACAATGAAATTCTGGCCATGATGGCCTCCGGAGTCTCCCCCGCAGCCTTCATCAAACCTGTCCTTGTCGCCGGCTTCTTGCTCAGCCTGTTTGCCGTGTGGCTATCCGAACTGGCCGTCTCGTGGGGACAGCCTGGCATCAATCGGGTCGTCATGCATTCGATTGAGCAAGTCGTGTATGGATACCTGTCGAGCCAGGGGTCGTACAGTTCGGCGAATGGCTTTTCGATCCACGTGCACGAGATCGGTGACGACGGCCGCGAACTCCTCTTGCCGACGATCACCATTCCCGCGCAGGGAAATGGCAATTCACTCGATATTTCCGCCAGATCTGCACGGCTGAAAATGGACCCCGTCAAGGAGGTCCTGTTGATCGAGTTGGAAGATAGCCAAATTGAAACGGGCGATTTCCTCACGGTAAATCCCGGTCCCACTAAATACGAAGTGCCCCTGTCCGACGCGACCAGAAAAGGCACCGCTGCAAGTAGCGCCGCCGAACTTCCCTCCCGGGGTATCGCCCAGGCCATCTCCAGTCAGCTTCAGGAAGCGGCCCGGACGCGAGAAGAATTGGCCGCGCGAGCAGCCATGGGACTCTCTGCTGGCAGATACGACTGGCTCGACGATGCTACATCCGCCGGCTCATTGGGAAGCATTGCCGGGAGTCGCCAACGGCTAGTGCGACTACGCATGGAACCTTGGCGCCGATGGGCCAGCGGCTTCTGTTGCTTGTTTTTCGTCTGGGTTGGCATACCGCTGGCCATTTGGATGCGTTCGGCAGATCATTGGACTAGCTTCGGCGCCTGTTTTTTGCCTATTCTATTTTTGTTCTTTCCCGTATTTGCCATTGGGCTAAACCACGCCAAGGACGGTACGTGGCATCCCATTGCTCTTTGGCTGGGCAACCTGACCCTGCTGTTGGTTGGAGCCTGGTGGATGCGCAAGATCTTTCGCAACTAA
- a CDS encoding PP2C family protein-serine/threonine phosphatase, with product MSESPPTADAKKSWKSTVKHSVLSDIGMRRAINQDSYAIVLADTQNSWEKYGHLFIVADGMGAHAAGELASKLSVELIPHHYFKLRDQPPAESLHQSILNANAEIFRRGQANIEFRSMGTTCSTLTLAPEGAVVAHVGDSRVYQMRGDQLFQLTFDHSLVWEMQAAGELTDETARSGVIPKNVITRSLGPNANVQIDLEGPFPVKRGDVFLLCSDGLSGQVSDEELASILSALPPQPACQLLIDLSNLRGGPDNITAIVVEVAEDSICSAQPGAIAARWNGAPRTFSPALGIVAAVCISAAGLLCLLGNIPLGVVAAVLGIIALGTGLVQVLWNGNSPADAHGRYGQGPHRQFKAGNQPLFEQLAGTMKSLREASEERGWKIQWDLLEGQFEKAKQHAAAGNFKQAVATQGKVIIELMKQIRGQRDTPASDSAIDL from the coding sequence TTGTCTGAATCGCCCCCCACCGCCGATGCGAAGAAGAGTTGGAAGAGTACTGTCAAGCATTCAGTACTATCCGACATTGGGATGCGGCGTGCCATCAATCAAGATTCCTATGCGATCGTCTTGGCAGACACCCAAAATTCTTGGGAAAAGTATGGGCACCTGTTTATCGTGGCCGATGGCATGGGCGCCCACGCGGCCGGTGAGCTGGCTTCAAAGTTGTCGGTCGAGCTGATTCCGCACCACTATTTTAAGCTCAGAGATCAACCTCCCGCAGAATCGCTGCATCAATCCATCCTGAACGCCAATGCGGAAATATTTCGGCGAGGGCAAGCCAACATCGAATTCCGATCGATGGGCACCACTTGCAGCACTCTAACTCTGGCTCCGGAAGGCGCCGTGGTGGCGCATGTCGGCGACAGTCGGGTCTACCAAATGCGTGGAGATCAGCTGTTTCAGCTGACGTTCGACCACTCCTTGGTCTGGGAAATGCAGGCCGCCGGTGAACTCACCGACGAAACAGCTCGCAGTGGTGTGATCCCCAAGAACGTGATCACTCGCTCCCTAGGCCCCAATGCCAATGTCCAAATTGATTTGGAAGGCCCCTTTCCAGTCAAACGAGGTGACGTTTTCCTGCTCTGCTCCGATGGACTGAGTGGCCAGGTTAGCGACGAGGAATTGGCTTCGATTCTCAGCGCCCTGCCACCGCAGCCAGCTTGCCAATTGCTCATCGACCTCTCCAATCTGCGGGGCGGGCCTGATAACATCACCGCAATCGTGGTCGAAGTTGCAGAGGATTCAATCTGCTCTGCGCAGCCCGGTGCAATTGCAGCCCGTTGGAATGGCGCGCCTCGCACCTTTTCTCCCGCTTTGGGAATTGTGGCTGCGGTCTGTATTTCGGCAGCCGGATTGCTGTGCCTGCTAGGAAATATCCCTCTAGGAGTCGTGGCGGCGGTGCTCGGCATCATCGCCCTGGGAACCGGACTGGTGCAAGTCTTGTGGAATGGCAACAGCCCAGCCGACGCGCACGGACGCTACGGGCAAGGTCCACACCGACAGTTCAAAGCTGGCAACCAACCTCTTTTTGAACAGCTTGCCGGAACCATGAAGTCGCTTCGCGAGGCCTCTGAGGAACGCGGTTGGAAGATCCAGTGGGACCTGCTGGAGGGCCAGTTTGAGAAAGCCAAGCAGCACGCGGCTGCTGGCAACTTCAAGCAGGCAGTCGCCACGCAGGGCAAAGTGATCATCGAATTGATGAAGCAAATTCGCGGGCAGCGAGACACCCCTGCTAGTGATTCTGCCATCGACTTATGA
- a CDS encoding signal peptidase II — translation MSDQSEHCKGSFAWARWITFAALSVAGTAVDLLTKSWVFEWRGLPGQRPPWWLLEPYIGIETAVNPGALFGLGAGFGSVFAVLSLVAASAILLWLSKFRAIDSWWLLIALGCVMGGIFGNLYDRLGMWGPPPSVPLWSSGVRDWILLQYSDQYVWPNFNIADSLLVCGAIMLAIHSFFMPPGPSPIRESPTSTGNV, via the coding sequence GTGTCAGATCAAAGCGAGCACTGCAAAGGCAGCTTTGCTTGGGCTCGATGGATTACCTTCGCAGCTCTGTCCGTCGCCGGCACCGCCGTTGACTTGCTCACCAAATCCTGGGTTTTTGAATGGCGTGGACTCCCCGGTCAACGACCGCCGTGGTGGTTGCTCGAGCCCTACATTGGAATTGAGACGGCGGTAAATCCGGGTGCTCTATTCGGTTTAGGGGCCGGTTTCGGCTCTGTTTTCGCCGTACTTTCTCTCGTGGCCGCCAGCGCAATCTTGCTGTGGCTGAGCAAATTCCGCGCAATTGACAGTTGGTGGTTGCTGATCGCGCTGGGATGCGTGATGGGGGGGATTTTCGGAAACTTGTACGACCGTCTTGGCATGTGGGGCCCACCCCCGTCGGTACCGCTGTGGAGCAGTGGTGTCCGCGATTGGATTCTCTTGCAATACAGCGATCAATACGTCTGGCCTAATTTCAATATTGCTGACAGCCTCTTAGTATGCGGTGCGATCATGCTTGCGATCCACTCATTTTTTATGCCCCCTGGGCCAAGCCCCATTCGTGAATCCCCAACATCGACCGGTAACGTTTAG
- the hisN gene encoding histidinol-phosphatase has product MPLSQLSDALTTALDGRLAVAIELAQLAGRSTLELFQSAAIEVERKGDESPVTLADKNAEKLIRAELNQRFPADAILGEEFGSQEGESEFQWIVDPIDGTKSFISGVPLYSTLVGIVQNRECLGGVIYLPALDELVFAARGCGAWHSVSGRTPTRCHVSQKPLDQGLFVVSQVDSFHKRGAERGYESLEQAAYITRSWGDGYGYLLVATGRAELMVDPIANPWDLAAVQPVLEEAGGRFTSWDGKPTVFGGDGLGSNGLVHEQALELLART; this is encoded by the coding sequence ATGCCACTCTCCCAACTTTCAGACGCTCTTACCACGGCACTCGACGGCCGCCTAGCTGTTGCGATCGAATTGGCCCAGCTCGCAGGTAGATCAACGCTCGAATTATTTCAATCGGCTGCGATTGAAGTCGAACGCAAGGGGGACGAGTCCCCAGTCACGCTCGCGGACAAGAATGCCGAGAAGCTAATACGAGCCGAGTTGAATCAGCGTTTTCCCGCCGATGCGATCCTAGGAGAGGAGTTTGGTTCGCAGGAAGGGGAATCTGAATTCCAGTGGATCGTTGATCCCATTGATGGAACGAAGAGTTTCATTTCTGGGGTGCCTCTCTATTCGACGCTGGTGGGGATCGTGCAGAACCGAGAGTGTTTGGGTGGGGTTATCTACTTGCCCGCCTTGGACGAGCTGGTATTTGCTGCTCGCGGTTGTGGGGCTTGGCACTCGGTTAGCGGCCGCACCCCTACGCGTTGTCACGTCTCCCAGAAACCACTCGACCAAGGGCTGTTTGTCGTCTCTCAAGTCGATTCCTTCCACAAGCGTGGAGCAGAGCGGGGGTACGAAAGTTTGGAGCAGGCTGCCTACATTACTCGCTCCTGGGGCGATGGCTACGGGTATCTACTGGTGGCCACGGGGCGGGCTGAGTTGATGGTCGACCCCATTGCCAACCCTTGGGACCTGGCGGCGGTGCAGCCAGTTCTGGAAGAGGCGGGTGGCCGCTTTACGAGCTGGGATGGAAAGCCGACTGTGTTCGGGGGGGATGGGCTTGGTAGCAATGGCCTAGTGCATGAACAGGCCCTCGAGTTGCTCGCTCGCACCTAG
- a CDS encoding methyltransferase family protein yields MLRHKELRISTQITNNAWAAESRPAAAPTTLRNLIVRRRIAISLIGFGSLVAYNLAWRGTIPFSPFDLANPWVITAWAMLIIGLAIRSWSAGTLNKSRELTTTGPYSMCRNPLYVGSFLMMFAFCLLCKDLPTLLFVAGPMLWLYWQQVRFEETRLNNLFPDQWPAYTRSTPRFVPRSLPRKPLESWALSWWMTNREYQALTGVTLGLLGIYVLHLWRVSQLG; encoded by the coding sequence TTGCTCAGACACAAGGAGCTTCGCATTTCCACCCAAATCACCAACAACGCATGGGCGGCCGAATCACGTCCGGCAGCGGCCCCAACCACCCTCCGTAATCTGATTGTGCGTCGCCGGATTGCGATCAGCCTGATCGGCTTTGGGAGCTTGGTGGCCTACAACTTGGCCTGGCGCGGAACGATCCCGTTCAGTCCATTCGACTTAGCCAATCCCTGGGTAATCACCGCCTGGGCCATGCTCATCATCGGCCTTGCAATTCGCAGCTGGTCTGCTGGTACGCTCAACAAATCAAGAGAACTGACGACGACGGGCCCCTACTCGATGTGCCGGAATCCCCTGTACGTGGGCTCGTTCTTAATGATGTTTGCGTTTTGCTTGCTATGCAAAGATCTCCCGACTCTATTGTTTGTGGCTGGCCCCATGCTGTGGCTCTATTGGCAACAGGTTCGCTTTGAGGAAACGCGACTGAACAACCTGTTTCCAGACCAATGGCCAGCCTACACGCGTTCGACACCGCGCTTCGTCCCACGCTCCCTACCGCGCAAGCCCTTGGAATCCTGGGCGCTGAGCTGGTGGATGACCAATCGTGAGTATCAAGCGCTGACCGGGGTCACCTTGGGGCTGCTGGGAATCTACGTCTTGCATCTTTGGCGAGTCTCACAACTCGGCTAG
- the thrC gene encoding threonine synthase: MADIQLAKSPSSPLSSGVAFQQCINPLCRATLDIGQVRTACDRCGDLLDIQYDWSQIEVPNRMSDFEQMWTKRYEPLRFSGVWRFHELIQFAPADKVVTVGEGQTLLQQANEVAKFVGQNEGNLYLQYEGMNPSGSFKDNGMCAAFTHAHMTGAKRAACASTGNTSASLAMYSSVTRLMKAIIFIGSGKISYGKLSQALEYGALTIQLAGDFDDAMIRVKEVSQSLGIYLVNSINPFRIEGQKSVMFRVLEALRWEVPDWIVVPGGNLGNSSAFGKAFQELKLLGLIDRIPRLAVINAAGADTLHQLYERRGLRWQDGQPNNTLISDYYAELDHRKAKADTIASAIEINRPVNLKKCLRALDACDGVVRKVTDQEILDAKAQVGAGGIGCEPASAASVAGAKLLRAEGVIAPSDRVVCILTGHQLKDPTATVAYHTTDQEQFNNVLGSRGVSRASFANRAVAVPNDLDAIMRAIQLYS, translated from the coding sequence ATGGCCGACATCCAGTTGGCGAAAAGCCCTTCCAGCCCGCTTTCAAGCGGCGTAGCTTTTCAGCAATGTATCAATCCGCTGTGCCGTGCCACCTTGGATATTGGGCAAGTCCGTACCGCATGCGATCGCTGCGGAGACCTGTTAGATATTCAATACGATTGGAGCCAGATTGAGGTTCCCAATCGCATGTCCGATTTCGAGCAAATGTGGACAAAACGCTACGAACCGCTCCGGTTTAGCGGAGTTTGGCGATTCCACGAGCTCATTCAGTTTGCCCCAGCCGACAAAGTGGTCACGGTCGGGGAGGGACAGACTCTGCTGCAGCAAGCCAACGAAGTCGCGAAATTCGTCGGCCAAAACGAGGGGAACCTCTACCTCCAATATGAGGGTATGAACCCCTCGGGCAGCTTCAAAGATAATGGGATGTGCGCGGCCTTTACCCATGCACACATGACCGGTGCCAAGCGAGCGGCCTGCGCATCGACCGGCAATACTAGCGCCTCACTGGCGATGTACAGCTCGGTGACCCGGCTCATGAAGGCGATCATCTTCATTGGCAGTGGCAAAATCTCCTACGGCAAGCTCTCCCAAGCCCTCGAGTACGGAGCCTTGACGATTCAGCTCGCTGGGGACTTTGACGATGCCATGATCCGCGTCAAAGAAGTCTCCCAAAGCCTGGGAATCTACCTGGTCAATAGCATCAACCCCTTCCGGATCGAGGGCCAGAAATCGGTCATGTTCCGCGTCCTCGAAGCCCTGCGTTGGGAAGTTCCCGACTGGATCGTCGTGCCTGGAGGGAATCTCGGAAATTCCAGCGCTTTCGGCAAGGCGTTCCAAGAGCTGAAGCTGCTGGGACTCATCGATCGCATCCCGCGATTGGCAGTCATCAATGCCGCCGGCGCCGATACGCTCCATCAACTCTACGAGCGTCGCGGCCTACGCTGGCAAGATGGCCAGCCCAATAATACGCTGATCAGCGACTACTACGCAGAACTGGACCACCGCAAGGCCAAGGCCGACACGATTGCTAGCGCCATCGAAATCAATCGCCCCGTCAATCTCAAGAAGTGCCTGCGGGCCTTGGATGCTTGCGATGGAGTCGTCCGCAAAGTCACCGACCAAGAAATCTTAGACGCCAAGGCCCAGGTCGGAGCCGGCGGCATTGGTTGCGAACCTGCCAGCGCTGCCAGCGTCGCAGGCGCCAAGCTACTGCGCGCCGAAGGGGTCATCGCCCCGTCGGATCGAGTGGTCTGCATCTTGACCGGACATCAATTGAAAGACCCGACAGCCACCGTGGCCTACCACACCACCGACCAAGAGCAGTTCAACAATGTTCTGGGGAGCCGAGGAGTGAGCCGAGCCTCCTTCGCCAACCGAGCGGTCGCCGTCCCGAACGACCTCGATGCGATCATGCGAGCCATCCAGCTTTACAGTTGA
- a CDS encoding sensor histidine kinase produces MLIRKKILLSTVLLTVTLLLLVYCSLRSAYAYRDLTLVVEQLAGELEASSDLRFEMDELLRLSSTVQRPSPSSGLMLFVQTQPQQRLEFHNQVHKVDTQLGDYEHELVNKFDFDHLLSDRSPERKCVSEIRRKLDGIKWLCNGNDPAFFSGTASWLQNDMQLLMEDVRELPTFILERMKHFRGEVRSRYRALIIIITFSSAIALTIVAIMFWFFRNSVVQPFKTLLSGSRQIARGDFNHRIYLSSQDELSELADALNKMTSSFVEIQQNLNEKVQERSREVVRSEQLASVGFLAAGVAHEINNPLASIAWSAEALESRLHEILHRPAEITEEDSTGETSQTALSQRSNYDDQQIEVLRKYLARIQDEAFRCKGITERLLDFSRLGETQRKQPTEIDESVSDVIALVKHLGQYRNKKLEYIGQAGVTAEVSPTEFKQVVLNLLTNSLDACEEGGVVRVRLQADQECFTLEVSDNGCGMTQEVLKHLFEPFFTRRRDGRGTGLGLSISYRIVQDHGGTLVPASSGPGQGSQLTLTLPLRSTSSTSYERFKAAA; encoded by the coding sequence ATGCTTATACGCAAAAAAATCTTGTTGAGCACGGTCTTACTCACCGTCACTCTCCTGCTGCTAGTCTACTGCAGCCTGCGGAGTGCGTACGCCTACCGAGATCTAACTTTGGTCGTGGAGCAACTGGCCGGCGAACTCGAAGCTTCATCCGACCTGCGATTCGAAATGGATGAACTCCTACGCCTCTCCTCAACAGTGCAACGCCCCTCACCCTCCTCAGGCCTAATGCTGTTCGTGCAAACTCAACCTCAACAAAGGCTTGAATTCCACAACCAAGTGCATAAGGTTGACACGCAACTCGGTGATTACGAACACGAATTGGTCAACAAATTTGATTTTGATCACCTTCTTTCAGACCGCAGTCCGGAACGAAAATGTGTCTCTGAGATTCGCCGCAAGCTAGATGGCATCAAATGGCTCTGCAATGGAAATGACCCCGCTTTCTTCAGTGGTACAGCGAGCTGGTTGCAAAATGACATGCAATTGCTCATGGAAGATGTTCGTGAATTGCCAACTTTTATCCTCGAGCGCATGAAGCACTTCCGTGGCGAGGTCCGCAGCCGTTACCGAGCGCTGATTATCATCATTACTTTTTCGTCTGCGATCGCCCTGACGATTGTGGCCATTATGTTCTGGTTCTTCCGTAACTCGGTCGTCCAACCTTTCAAGACGTTGCTGTCTGGAAGTCGCCAAATTGCCCGCGGCGACTTCAATCACCGCATCTACCTCTCCTCCCAAGACGAGCTTTCCGAACTGGCCGATGCACTTAATAAAATGACCAGCAGCTTTGTTGAAATCCAACAAAACTTGAATGAAAAAGTGCAAGAACGCAGTCGTGAAGTCGTGCGTAGTGAGCAACTCGCCAGTGTCGGCTTCCTAGCCGCCGGGGTAGCTCATGAAATCAACAATCCACTGGCATCCATCGCTTGGAGCGCCGAGGCATTGGAGAGTCGATTGCACGAAATACTCCATCGACCAGCGGAGATAACGGAAGAAGATTCGACAGGAGAGACATCTCAGACCGCATTATCGCAACGCTCAAATTACGACGACCAACAGATCGAAGTGCTACGCAAATACCTGGCTCGCATTCAAGATGAAGCCTTCCGCTGCAAAGGCATCACCGAACGGTTGCTGGATTTTTCGCGGTTGGGTGAAACGCAGCGCAAACAACCTACGGAAATCGACGAATCGGTTAGCGATGTCATCGCCCTCGTGAAACATCTCGGCCAGTACCGCAACAAGAAGCTTGAGTATATCGGCCAGGCCGGTGTAACAGCCGAAGTTAGCCCCACAGAGTTCAAACAAGTCGTTCTGAATTTACTCACCAATTCACTCGATGCGTGTGAAGAGGGTGGAGTCGTTCGAGTGCGTTTGCAGGCCGACCAAGAGTGCTTCACGCTGGAGGTCAGTGACAACGGTTGCGGCATGACGCAAGAAGTGCTAAAGCATCTTTTCGAACCGTTCTTCACTCGCCGCCGAGATGGTAGAGGCACCGGACTGGGCCTCTCCATTTCCTATCGCATCGTCCAGGATCATGGTGGGACCCTGGTTCCTGCCAGTTCCGGTCCAGGTCAAGGTTCCCAACTCACTTTAACATTGCCCCTTAGGTCAACTAGTAGTACATCCTATGAAAGATTCAAAGCAGCCGCCTAA